The proteins below come from a single Chitinophaga pinensis DSM 2588 genomic window:
- a CDS encoding DUF3526 domain-containing protein produces the protein MLVLNNKINSWKQIIRFELHTLLRTGTLPALLLIILSAGTAAVLFGHHIRVHQLNTLDSIRIDYSIQYDKLYKGLSADTSTPEGKAAYISASHPAVIDYRLHKTVAHPPAAFSGLSVGMSDMTRYYVPVTVKETYVPVEEKINNPLHLLTGNFDVSFLIIYLLPLALICTSYNLLAQEKEQGTLSLLIIQKGGIADLLFLRLLIRYAVVLCCVLLLTLLSITLTQTASFADTLSWLLISAAYLAVWTGIIWLLLSWNAGTAVSLITMLCAWMFLLVVLPSLFNFRLNHADTDENTAILASLQREIEWDTWDMPQQQVLDSFYAVYPVYRNSQAYDTSASSTRRMMAYYDLVSRRMQRLTAQATINRIQGIQQINHSYQYNPAVYTQALLNSVAHTDIADYAYFQQQTALFRQQWKSFLYYYHFNDKKFSADDYRILPVYHPSYRPDSRKLQLQGVCHLLLLAGGLLLTGTFLLRKNHTGHRI, from the coding sequence ATGCTGGTATTGAATAATAAAATCAACAGCTGGAAGCAGATCATCCGTTTCGAACTGCACACCTTACTTCGCACAGGCACACTCCCGGCGCTCCTGCTGATCATACTGTCCGCAGGAACGGCAGCAGTACTGTTTGGTCATCATATCAGGGTACATCAGCTGAACACACTTGATAGCATCCGGATAGACTACAGTATACAGTATGATAAGCTGTATAAAGGGCTTTCCGCTGATACTTCCACACCGGAAGGAAAAGCGGCTTATATATCCGCTTCACATCCTGCGGTAATAGACTATCGTCTGCACAAAACTGTCGCACACCCGCCAGCTGCCTTTTCTGGTCTGTCTGTCGGCATGAGCGATATGACCAGGTATTATGTTCCGGTTACAGTGAAGGAGACCTATGTACCTGTGGAAGAAAAGATCAATAATCCGCTGCACCTGCTGACCGGTAATTTTGATGTATCCTTCCTCATTATCTACCTCCTGCCGTTGGCCCTGATCTGTACGAGTTACAATCTTCTGGCGCAGGAAAAAGAACAGGGTACGCTTTCCCTGCTGATCATTCAGAAGGGCGGCATTGCAGACCTGTTATTTTTACGCCTGCTGATCAGATATGCGGTCGTCCTGTGTTGTGTACTACTGCTTACATTACTCAGCATCACATTAACTCAGACAGCTTCATTTGCAGACACCCTCAGTTGGCTGCTGATAAGCGCAGCCTATCTGGCGGTATGGACTGGTATTATCTGGCTGCTCCTCTCCTGGAATGCAGGTACGGCTGTTAGTCTGATTACTATGCTCTGCGCCTGGATGTTCCTGCTTGTCGTCCTGCCCTCCCTGTTCAACTTCCGTCTCAATCATGCGGATACGGATGAAAACACCGCTATCCTGGCCTCCCTGCAACGGGAGATTGAATGGGATACATGGGATATGCCCCAGCAACAGGTGCTGGATAGTTTTTATGCCGTATATCCTGTCTACCGTAATAGTCAGGCTTATGACACCAGCGCTTCCAGTACCCGCAGAATGATGGCCTATTATGACCTCGTATCACGGCGTATGCAAAGGCTCACGGCACAGGCGACTATCAACCGTATACAGGGAATACAACAGATCAACCATTCATACCAGTACAATCCGGCAGTATATACACAGGCTCTCCTGAACAGTGTGGCACATACCGACATTGCTGACTACGCCTACTTTCAGCAACAAACCGCGCTGTTCCGGCAACAATGGAAATCATTCCTGTATTACTATCATTTCAATGATAAAAAATTCAGCGCCGATGATTACCGTATACTCCCAGTCTATCATCCATCCTATCGCCCGGATAGCCGGAAACTACAGCTACAGGGTGTTTGTCACCTGTTACTACTTGCCGGCGGACTATTACTGACAGGTACTTTCCTGCTACGAAAAAACCATACAGGACACCGTATTTAA
- a CDS encoding ABC transporter permease, translating into MYLLLTTKEWLGGLRTYALPAVLLSLLVLLGIAFAGTHSRSEQISRNRSAANAHFRQQWEQLKTSDPHSAAHFGTYLFKPVMLLSNFDSGLETVTGTSMRIEAHVQHTMAAPVLRPADIYTRFGSLTIASVLQLFFPLFIIFSCYNSYTQEKTNGTLRLLLIQGATQSVILKSKTKYYLIAVNIMLLASLLIYLPALLFSGTTTTTTDQTTLLSILCLIIAYSSYCSIFVMIAIAISAIAKNARQSLLLLTGCWLIWNILLPRLGAGIAGELHPLPSQYQQQEKMEKAIKMGIDGRSSREERIQQLTDATLKQYHVKSADQLPVNLHAILLQSSEDYAQMVYDIYTAKTDSIITLQNRYSNYLALVDPYLAIRNLSMALCGTDYLHQQQLDRAARQYRNDFIRRLNNELAYGGSKTNDSHWKVNASFYSSIPPFHYKPPALIQVLASQWMMIAALLLWLAISICLLQIIARHAGIE; encoded by the coding sequence ATGTATCTACTACTCACAACCAAAGAGTGGCTGGGGGGACTGCGTACCTATGCCTTGCCGGCCGTATTACTGTCGCTGTTAGTATTACTGGGTATTGCCTTTGCCGGCACACACAGTCGCTCGGAACAAATAAGCAGGAACAGGTCAGCTGCAAATGCGCATTTCCGCCAGCAATGGGAACAACTTAAAACCAGTGATCCGCACAGTGCGGCACACTTTGGCACATACCTGTTTAAGCCGGTTATGCTGCTGAGTAATTTCGACAGCGGACTGGAAACCGTCACCGGTACTTCCATGCGTATTGAAGCGCATGTACAACATACGATGGCGGCGCCCGTCTTACGACCTGCCGATATCTACACCCGTTTCGGCAGTCTGACTATTGCCAGCGTATTACAACTGTTCTTTCCCCTGTTTATCATCTTCAGCTGCTACAACAGCTATACCCAGGAGAAAACAAACGGTACACTACGCCTCCTGCTGATCCAGGGAGCCACACAAAGTGTCATTCTGAAGAGTAAAACCAAATACTATCTGATCGCTGTCAATATCATGCTGCTGGCCAGCTTATTGATCTATCTGCCTGCATTACTTTTTTCCGGCACTACCACTACTACTACGGATCAAACTACCCTTCTTAGCATATTATGTCTCATCATCGCCTACAGCAGCTATTGCAGCATCTTTGTAATGATTGCGATCGCCATATCTGCCATTGCTAAAAATGCAAGACAATCACTTCTACTGCTCACCGGCTGCTGGTTAATATGGAATATACTATTACCAAGATTGGGCGCTGGTATTGCCGGTGAACTACATCCGCTCCCCTCTCAATACCAGCAACAGGAAAAGATGGAAAAAGCGATTAAAATGGGCATAGATGGTCGTTCCTCCAGAGAAGAAAGGATACAACAGCTTACAGATGCCACACTTAAACAATATCATGTTAAAAGCGCTGACCAGTTGCCTGTCAACCTGCACGCCATTCTCCTCCAATCCTCAGAAGACTATGCCCAGATGGTCTATGATATATACACCGCAAAAACAGATAGTATCATCACACTTCAGAACAGGTACAGCAATTACCTGGCGTTAGTTGATCCCTATCTGGCAATACGCAATCTGTCAATGGCCTTGTGTGGGACAGACTACCTCCATCAACAACAGCTGGACAGAGCCGCCAGACAATACCGGAACGATTTTATCCGCCGGCTGAATAACGAACTGGCCTATGGCGGAAGTAAAACAAATGACAGCCACTGGAAAGTAAATGCATCCTTTTATAGCAGCATTCCTCCTTTCCATTACAAGCCCCCTGCGCTGATCCAGGTATTAGCAAGCCAGTGGATGATGATCGCCGCTCTTTTGTTATGGCTGGCCATCAGTATCTGTTTATTACAAATCATTGCACGACATGCTGGTATTGAATAA
- a CDS encoding helix-turn-helix domain-containing protein, producing the protein MKRIDKYEGLYGDRDAKPDAGYIFSELLGTRSWKFDWNIEPHIHPSIYQLFFFEEGKLTFFEADSQRELQTPCMLLIPPMALHGFRYETVAGGRILTLSDVMLDTLFPESALLAPMLTTIRCFADFNGPYSAEDIVALIKAVDKELFGDLPEKKVMLRICLQQLFLAVYRLWQDQQSGNTLSDNHSLGYFRKFQQRIREEGLRYTIAQFAAELGITTVHLNRICREVVGKSAGQLVHDHILEEAKKYLTYTSYTVSEIAYLLNFEYPNYFARFFRKHAGVSPKEFRTIRN; encoded by the coding sequence ATGAAGCGTATAGACAAATATGAAGGACTATATGGCGACCGGGATGCTAAACCCGATGCGGGATATATTTTTTCTGAACTGCTGGGTACAAGGAGCTGGAAGTTTGACTGGAATATCGAACCTCATATACATCCGTCTATCTACCAGTTGTTTTTCTTTGAGGAGGGGAAGCTGACTTTTTTTGAGGCGGATAGTCAGCGGGAATTGCAGACTCCCTGTATGTTATTGATCCCACCTATGGCACTACATGGATTCCGGTATGAAACTGTCGCCGGCGGCAGGATATTGACATTGTCGGATGTCATGCTGGATACACTGTTTCCTGAGTCAGCATTACTGGCACCCATGCTGACAACAATACGGTGTTTTGCTGACTTCAATGGTCCTTATTCCGCTGAAGATATAGTAGCATTGATAAAGGCAGTAGATAAAGAGTTGTTTGGTGATCTGCCCGAAAAAAAGGTGATGCTGCGTATCTGTTTACAGCAATTGTTTTTGGCCGTGTATCGTTTATGGCAGGACCAGCAGTCAGGCAATACCTTATCTGACAATCATTCCCTGGGTTATTTCAGGAAGTTTCAACAGCGGATACGGGAAGAAGGTCTTAGGTATACGATTGCACAATTCGCAGCAGAACTGGGGATTACTACCGTGCATCTTAATCGTATTTGCCGGGAGGTGGTGGGTAAGTCTGCCGGTCAGCTGGTACACGATCATATTTTAGAAGAAGCGAAAAAGTATCTGACTTATACTTCTTATACCGTTTCAGAAATTGCCTATCTGCTCAACTTTGAATATCCGAATTACTTTGCGAGGTTCTTTAGAAAGCATGCAGGAGTTTCTCCGAAGGAGTTCAGAACAATTAGGAATTAG
- a CDS encoding ABC transporter ATP-binding protein encodes MLQAIALTKEFGRHTALHALDLTVQKGEIFCLLGPNGAGKTTTVNCFLGFIAPTSGRALVNGIDVAQQLPQARQHIAYIPETVMLYAHLTGLENLVFFDSLTGHHHSREHYTTLLLKAGLQENAIHRRVKTYSKGMRQKVGIAIAAAKNAQVLLLDEPTSGLDPHASNEFSDLLRRFSEEGRAVLMATHDLYRAREVASRIGIMKNGRLIADMEADAVDHYTLENIYMEHMRTV; translated from the coding sequence ATGTTGCAAGCTATTGCGCTGACCAAAGAATTTGGCCGGCATACAGCGCTGCACGCGCTTGACCTTACCGTACAAAAAGGTGAGATCTTCTGTTTGCTTGGTCCTAATGGTGCAGGTAAAACCACTACCGTAAATTGTTTCCTGGGTTTTATTGCACCTACCAGTGGCCGTGCACTGGTCAATGGTATTGACGTCGCGCAACAACTGCCGCAGGCAAGACAACACATTGCTTATATACCCGAAACCGTAATGCTGTATGCACACCTGACAGGACTTGAAAACCTGGTCTTTTTTGACTCACTGACAGGGCATCATCATAGCCGGGAACATTATACCACCCTATTGTTAAAAGCCGGATTACAGGAAAACGCGATCCACAGAAGAGTGAAGACCTATTCCAAAGGAATGCGTCAGAAAGTAGGTATCGCGATCGCTGCTGCCAAGAATGCTCAGGTACTGTTACTCGATGAACCCACTTCCGGTCTGGACCCTCATGCCAGTAATGAATTCTCTGATCTGCTCCGCCGTTTTAGTGAAGAAGGCAGGGCTGTGCTGATGGCAACGCATGATCTGTACCGAGCCCGGGAAGTAGCATCCCGGATAGGCATCATGAAAAACGGACGACTCATTGCTGATATGGAAGCTGATGCCGTAGATCATTACACGCTTGAAAATATCTACATGGAACACATGCGTACCGTCTGA
- a CDS encoding IS4 family transposase — MSKSKFFSGQPIFNQLLSFIPTTLIDKVCRETNADYYYKHFKAFDHLVTMLFSSFHQCTSLRELHTGLLANQHRLHHLGIKHTPRRSTISDANRTRPVAFFEKLYHRLYNHHYQAFSPDSRKRKSLVDRLFIVDSTTVSLFSNVMKGAGVIRMDGRKKRGIKAHVLMTAKTELPSFTILTEAAKNDRIIMPQLELLPGSIIAMDRAYVNYKLMKEWTEKEITWVTRVTKSMKIKLLTRNRLKILHKRKGILKDWVIQLGNPLTEEKSPVQTARVISIYDRNTKKKIHLLTNNFTYTPTTIRKLYQKRWAIEMLFKRIKQNSQLNNFLGENKNAISIQLWCTLIKDLLTKIVKDKLTEKGSKKWSFSNLTGFLRLHLYTYIHLMNFLAEPEYALLQHNKGPDQINLQLKLFSF; from the coding sequence ATGAGCAAAAGTAAATTTTTTTCCGGACAGCCGATTTTTAATCAACTACTTTCTTTTATACCAACCACGTTGATAGATAAAGTCTGTAGAGAGACAAACGCAGATTACTATTATAAGCATTTTAAGGCTTTTGACCATTTGGTAACAATGCTATTTAGTAGTTTTCATCAGTGTACTTCATTACGAGAGCTTCATACAGGATTGTTAGCCAACCAGCATCGGCTTCACCATTTGGGCATTAAACATACCCCGCGTCGAAGCACTATTTCCGATGCTAACAGGACGCGTCCGGTGGCGTTTTTTGAAAAGCTCTATCATCGTCTATATAACCATCATTATCAAGCGTTTTCCCCGGACAGCCGAAAGAGAAAATCGTTGGTTGACCGGTTATTCATAGTGGACTCGACGACGGTCAGCCTATTTTCTAATGTAATGAAGGGGGCAGGTGTAATTAGAATGGACGGCAGAAAGAAGCGAGGAATAAAGGCGCACGTATTGATGACGGCCAAAACAGAACTACCAAGCTTTACTATTCTGACGGAAGCTGCCAAAAATGATAGAATCATTATGCCACAGTTAGAGCTCTTGCCAGGTTCTATAATAGCCATGGATAGAGCTTATGTGAACTATAAACTCATGAAGGAATGGACTGAAAAAGAGATCACGTGGGTAACTCGTGTAACCAAGAGTATGAAAATAAAATTATTGACACGAAACAGATTAAAAATACTCCATAAAAGAAAAGGTATCTTAAAAGATTGGGTTATTCAACTAGGTAACCCTCTAACAGAGGAGAAAAGTCCTGTACAGACGGCGCGTGTAATCAGCATTTACGATAGAAATACAAAAAAGAAAATACATCTGTTAACAAACAATTTTACTTATACGCCGACAACGATCAGGAAATTGTATCAAAAGCGATGGGCAATCGAAATGCTTTTTAAAAGAATTAAGCAGAACTCTCAATTAAACAATTTTTTAGGTGAAAACAAGAATGCTATAAGTATACAGCTCTGGTGCACGCTAATAAAGGATTTACTGACAAAGATCGTAAAAGACAAGCTGACAGAGAAAGGGAGTAAAAAATGGTCTTTTAGTAACCTAACTGGCTTTCTAAGGTTACATCTTTACACTTATATCCACCTAATGAATTTTCTGGCAGAACCCGAGTATGCACTTTTACAGCATAATAAGGGGCCAGATCAGATAAACCTGCAATTGAAATTATTCTCCTTTTAA
- a CDS encoding TonB-dependent siderophore receptor, whose product MKKSLPIPFSLCLLAISAQAQQKTDSLRKQHLKEIEIMEKKKNMRTDSMSPVLRMEGRMLEIPQNITGVTADLIREQGGLEMKDIIRNASGVKIGYNSSVFDASATVMMRGFYTDTYVNGMPQRSTMGALTDDAAFIERVDFVKGPAGFLISSGDPGGSVNITTKTPRQQRVRQLELSGGSFGFLRGSLDLGSAVKEKGFSYRLNGAYQQQQSFLDFLKTRKYVASPVIQYNFSRRTSLLAEYNFIHMLSDGGSSVTKIGTESEVLKDRIGNNYAGDPNLPQSGSKSQSIRLAFEHRFNDHLRLTIQSKYTVNSTAVWYLISDNYSLINFDSTNITRRLPVNNSITGRVAAVQAYLSGNLKTGQHITHNFVAGLDYNYSKDNYVNAYGQYAFTFDRTHPQYGLHPDSVKMLGKPALIVRENNWTSAFAYNTTRIHTNWLFNYGGRLTINTPVTTNPRQPQKDETAFSPRLGITRLLNNNMAVYALYDQSFIPQSGVNANGQRFDPQRGNSLEAGAKKEWFQHKLMTSIAGYRILKNNLLVSDLEHPGFRRQIGQVTSTGAELDITGRIADRLSISANYSYTHAIVSKDSRKENEGNKLAFTPEQVINSWIQYGIPLKAGSRLSLSLGHNTVTKTATYTPGFDLKGYTKFDGGIAYTHGKWYLRVVADNLTNKRYFSSGDMLVGSVYEGVKTYYYIEGAPISFKAFAGIRL is encoded by the coding sequence ATGAAAAAATCACTACCCATACCTTTTAGTTTATGTCTCCTGGCAATAAGTGCACAGGCGCAACAAAAGACCGACAGTCTGCGAAAGCAGCACCTGAAGGAAATAGAGATCATGGAAAAGAAGAAGAACATGCGCACAGACAGTATGTCGCCGGTACTCCGGATGGAAGGTCGTATGTTGGAAATACCACAAAATATCACAGGTGTCACCGCCGATCTTATACGTGAACAGGGAGGCCTGGAAATGAAAGATATTATCCGTAATGCCAGTGGCGTTAAAATAGGCTATAACAGCTCTGTTTTTGATGCTTCTGCCACTGTCATGATGCGGGGCTTCTATACAGACACATATGTCAATGGTATGCCCCAGCGTAGTACAATGGGCGCGCTGACAGACGATGCCGCTTTTATTGAACGGGTTGACTTTGTCAAAGGACCCGCCGGTTTTCTGATCTCCTCCGGCGATCCAGGCGGTAGTGTCAACATCACCACCAAGACGCCCCGGCAACAGCGTGTCCGTCAGCTGGAATTGTCAGGCGGCAGCTTCGGCTTCCTGCGCGGATCACTGGATCTGGGTAGTGCCGTAAAAGAGAAAGGTTTCTCATATCGCCTGAATGGCGCCTATCAGCAGCAACAGAGTTTCCTGGATTTCCTGAAAACCAGGAAATATGTGGCGTCGCCAGTTATACAATATAATTTCAGTCGACGGACTTCCCTGCTTGCTGAATACAACTTCATTCATATGCTCTCAGACGGTGGCAGCAGTGTTACCAAAATCGGTACCGAATCCGAAGTACTGAAAGACCGCATCGGTAACAACTACGCAGGCGATCCTAACCTGCCACAGTCAGGGTCGAAGTCGCAAAGCATCAGACTCGCATTCGAACACCGCTTTAATGATCATCTGCGACTGACCATACAATCAAAATACACGGTCAACTCTACTGCCGTATGGTACCTCATATCAGATAACTACTCGCTGATTAACTTCGACAGTACCAACATTACCCGCCGCCTGCCGGTAAACAATAGCATCACCGGACGTGTGGCAGCGGTACAAGCTTATCTCAGCGGTAACCTCAAAACGGGTCAGCATATTACGCACAACTTCGTTGCCGGACTCGATTACAACTACAGCAAAGACAACTATGTGAATGCTTATGGTCAATATGCGTTTACGTTTGACAGAACTCATCCGCAATATGGCCTCCATCCGGATAGTGTAAAAATGCTGGGCAAGCCTGCATTGATTGTCAGAGAAAATAACTGGACTTCCGCATTCGCCTATAATACAACCCGCATTCATACCAACTGGTTGTTCAATTACGGCGGACGTCTCACAATCAATACGCCCGTCACCACGAATCCAAGGCAGCCGCAAAAAGATGAAACGGCCTTTTCCCCCAGGCTGGGTATTACACGACTGCTGAACAACAATATGGCTGTCTACGCTTTATATGACCAGTCATTTATTCCGCAGTCAGGTGTAAATGCTAACGGACAACGATTCGATCCTCAACGTGGCAACAGCTTAGAAGCCGGCGCTAAAAAGGAATGGTTTCAGCATAAACTCATGACCAGCATCGCCGGTTACAGGATCCTCAAGAATAACCTGCTGGTATCTGACCTGGAACATCCTGGTTTCAGAAGACAAATCGGGCAGGTAACGAGTACCGGCGCAGAACTTGATATCACCGGCCGTATTGCTGACCGGCTGTCGATATCAGCCAATTATTCCTATACACACGCTATCGTCAGCAAAGACAGCAGGAAAGAGAATGAAGGAAATAAACTGGCTTTTACACCCGAACAGGTCATCAACAGCTGGATACAATATGGCATCCCATTAAAAGCAGGATCCCGCCTGAGCCTGAGCCTGGGCCACAATACAGTGACCAAAACAGCCACTTATACACCCGGTTTCGATCTCAAAGGTTATACAAAGTTTGATGGCGGTATCGCATATACACATGGCAAATGGTATCTGCGTGTCGTAGCCGACAACCTGACCAACAAACGTTATTTCTCCAGCGGCGATATGCTGGTAGGATCCGTCTATGAAGGGGTAAAGACCTACTACTACATAGAAGGCGCCCCCATATCGTTCAAAGCATTCGCAGGTATCAGACTATAA
- a CDS encoding pinensin family lanthipeptide has product MKDNQVTQIKLSIDDLKIDSFVTSIDSEMNMRLAGGLAGQSHPTHTVATDDEGHLCTTIICA; this is encoded by the coding sequence ATGAAAGACAATCAGGTAACCCAGATCAAACTGAGCATCGATGACCTCAAAATCGACAGTTTTGTAACCAGTATCGACAGCGAAATGAATATGCGTCTGGCGGGCGGTCTCGCAGGCCAAAGCCATCCAACGCATACAGTAGCTACAGATGATGAAGGACATCTGTGCACGACCATTATCTGTGCATAA
- a CDS encoding multidrug effflux MFS transporter — translation MQNKQHTIIILILGLLIALSPFSIDMYLPAFPAIASALKTDIAHVGYSLTSYYAGLCAGQLIYGILIDRLGRKKPLYAGLLIYLTAAFACAFSLNINMLVAVRLFMALGGCVGMVTARAIVRDLFPPKDTARVLSLLVLVMGIAPIIAPTIGSIVNTIAGWRWLFGVMALIALALLIATYTLLPETKTPDPDVSLRIKDVLPEYIAVLKNPAFLVYTLAGGISYAGLYAYIAGSPFVFMTRFGFSDTAYSWAFAFNACGLISGSQINRLLLNRYDSIHISFYAAILLFITGLLLLISTALGIAGAPMTLCFTFLFLFCLGFLNPNTTALALRPFTAAAGRASAVLGSIQMIAGVIASWTVNFFFNGTANVMAAVMFGCTALTLFLLVFFTGRRRTKQDLQPA, via the coding sequence ATGCAAAACAAGCAACATACCATCATTATCCTTATCCTGGGTCTGCTCATCGCCCTGAGCCCCTTTTCTATTGATATGTACCTCCCGGCTTTTCCGGCCATTGCATCCGCGCTGAAGACGGACATTGCACATGTCGGATATTCGCTTACCAGCTATTACGCCGGACTTTGTGCGGGTCAACTCATATACGGTATCCTGATTGATCGTTTAGGCCGTAAAAAGCCCCTATATGCGGGTCTGTTGATATACCTGACCGCGGCGTTTGCGTGCGCCTTTTCATTGAATATTAATATGCTGGTAGCGGTACGTCTCTTTATGGCGCTGGGTGGTTGTGTAGGAATGGTAACCGCCAGGGCCATCGTAAGGGACCTCTTCCCTCCTAAAGACACGGCCAGGGTATTATCATTACTGGTACTCGTCATGGGTATCGCTCCTATCATTGCCCCGACTATCGGGAGTATTGTCAATACCATTGCCGGCTGGAGATGGTTATTCGGCGTCATGGCCCTGATCGCACTCGCCTTACTGATTGCGACCTATACATTATTACCGGAAACAAAAACACCTGATCCTGATGTATCTCTCCGCATCAAAGACGTGCTGCCGGAATATATCGCTGTATTGAAAAACCCGGCTTTCCTCGTCTACACCCTGGCTGGTGGTATCAGTTATGCCGGTCTGTATGCATATATCGCCGGATCGCCCTTTGTATTTATGACCCGGTTCGGCTTCAGTGACACTGCTTACAGCTGGGCATTTGCTTTCAATGCCTGTGGATTGATATCCGGCAGTCAGATTAATCGCTTATTACTCAACAGATATGACAGCATACACATCTCCTTTTACGCCGCTATCCTGTTATTTATAACAGGCTTATTGTTGCTGATCAGCACCGCCCTGGGTATTGCCGGCGCGCCGATGACACTCTGCTTTACTTTCCTGTTTCTCTTTTGCCTGGGCTTCCTTAATCCGAATACCACCGCACTGGCCCTACGTCCTTTCACAGCGGCAGCAGGAAGAGCTTCCGCCGTGTTAGGGTCCATACAGATGATCGCAGGTGTGATTGCCTCCTGGACCGTTAATTTCTTTTTCAATGGCACTGCCAATGTTATGGCGGCAGTGATGTTCGGTTGTACCGCCCTGACCTTATTCCTGTTAGTATTCTTCACAGGTCGGCGGCGAACAAAGCAGGATTTACAGCCAGCCTGA